AGGTGCTGGAGTTGTACCGAGACCGGCGCGCGAGTCGCGCTCGGGACAAAGAGGCGCGCCGCAAGAACCTGACCCGGGTGGCCTGGGCACGGCTCGTCGTCTTCTTCGCGGGCGTGGTGATGCTCTGGTTCACCTGGGAGACCGATCGTCTCTCCTGGCCATGGCTCATCGTACCCATGCTTGCCTTCTCGTTTCTCGTGGCACGCCATCATCGGCTTCGAGAAGCTTTTGTGCGCGCCGAGCGCGCGGAGAGTTTCTACGCCCGCGGCATCGACCGGATCGAAGAGCGCTGGCAGGGCCGGGGGCGTACCGGGGAGACTTTCCTCGAGTCGGGGCACCCCTACGCGCGGGACCTCGACGTCTTCGGCCGGGGCTCGCTCTTCGAGCTGCTGGCGACGACCGAGAGTCCCTGGGGTGAAGCACGGCTCGCGGAGTGGCTGAAGGGTCCGGCGGCAGCGGACGAGGTGGTCGAGCGGCAGCAAGCCGTGCGGGAGCTGGCCGCGAAAGTGGACCTGCGGGAGGCGATCGCGATCGAGCGCCGAGGCGAGGAGGAAACCGTCGATGCCAAGGCCCTGAGCGCCTGGGCGACGGCACCCCCGGTCTTGACCGCATCGTGGCTGCGTTTTGTTGCTCTGCTACTTGGCCTCCTTAGCCTGAGCTTCGTCATCGCCTGGCTGGCCTCCTGGGTGAGTCGCACCCCAGTTCTATTCGTCCTTGCCGCGAGTGGCGCTTTCGGCATGCTGTTCCGGGAGCGTGTGCGCTCCGTCATTGGGAGCGTCGAACGGCCGGCGCGCGATCTCACCCTGTTGTCGGTTCTGCTGGAGCGCTACGAAGCGGAGACGTTTTCCTGCCCCAAGTTGTTGTCCGTTCAGACGGCGCTCTCGGCCGCGCATACGAAAGCCTCGGT
This DNA window, taken from Vicinamibacteria bacterium, encodes the following:
- a CDS encoding DNA mismatch repair protein MutS gives rise to the protein MTRQEVLELYRDRRASRARDKEARRKNLTRVAWARLVVFFAGVVMLWFTWETDRLSWPWLIVPMLAFSFLVARHHRLREAFVRAERAESFYARGIDRIEERWQGRGRTGETFLESGHPYARDLDVFGRGSLFELLATTESPWGEARLAEWLKGPAAADEVVERQQAVRELAAKVDLREAIAIERRGEEETVDAKALSAWATAPPVLTASWLRFVALLLGLLSLSFVIAWLASWVSRTPVLFVLAASGAFGMLFRERVRSVIGSVERPARDLTLLSVLLERYEAETFSCPKLLSVQTALSAAHTKASVQISRLNRIIELLDARRNQLFAPFAALALWGTQFAFALESWRKRVGSAVPAWLDAVSELDALMAMGTYAFEHPDDSFPEITPGDALFDAVDLGHPLIPEDRLVRNDVRLGRELRLLVVSGSNMSGKSTLLRSIGVGTVLALSGAPVRARSLVVSPLVVTASIRIEDSLQDGISHFYAEILRLRQVMELASQGGSVLFLLDEILHGTNSHDRRIGAEAVVRGLVDRGAIGLITTHDLALSRLAETMHEKAANVHFQDRIEDGKIRFDYKMRDGVVKKSNALALMRSVGLEV